One window from the genome of Flavobacterium agricola encodes:
- the yaaA gene encoding peroxide stress protein YaaA, translated as MKIVISPAKSLDFDSALPISTYTQSDLLDQAKLVQSYAKQLSPKELADLMKISDKLANLNWERNQAWHLPFTPANARPAVYAFNGDVYTGLDAYSIPEAKINVLQNKLRILSGLYGVLKPLDLIQPYRLEMGIKLPVDNKPNLVQFWKETVTAKLNEELTEDELFVNLASNEYFAAVDEKQLKVPVITPEFKDYKDGKLKIISFFAKKARGLMVRYIIDHNVETLDGLKAFNYEGYAFDANLSNGNNLVFTR; from the coding sequence ATGAAAATAGTTATATCTCCTGCTAAATCATTAGATTTTGATTCGGCATTACCTATTTCTACTTATACACAATCCGATTTATTAGATCAAGCTAAACTAGTACAAAGTTATGCCAAACAACTTTCTCCAAAAGAATTGGCAGATTTGATGAAAATATCTGATAAATTGGCCAACTTAAATTGGGAGCGCAATCAGGCTTGGCATTTACCTTTTACGCCAGCTAACGCACGTCCGGCTGTTTATGCCTTTAATGGCGATGTTTATACGGGTTTAGATGCATACAGCATTCCCGAAGCTAAAATAAATGTGCTGCAAAATAAATTACGTATTTTATCTGGTTTATATGGGGTTTTAAAACCTTTAGATTTAATTCAGCCGTACCGTTTAGAAATGGGCATTAAATTGCCCGTAGATAATAAACCAAACTTAGTGCAATTTTGGAAAGAAACCGTTACTGCCAAGTTAAATGAAGAATTAACGGAAGACGAATTGTTTGTAAACTTAGCTTCGAACGAATATTTTGCTGCTGTTGATGAAAAGCAATTAAAAGTTCCGGTAATTACTCCAGAATTTAAAGATTATAAAGATGGTAAACTTAAAATAATTAGTTTTTTTGCTAAAAAAGCCCGCGGATTAATGGTACGTTATATTATTGATCATAATGTAGAAACGCTTGATGGCCTTAAAGCTTTTAATTACGAAGGTTATGCCTTTGATGCCAATTTAAGTAACGGCAATAATTTGGTTTTTACAAGATAA
- a CDS encoding amino acid permease, which yields MEQKNNKSEQKLKRSLNNRHIQLIALGGAIGTGLFLGLGEAAVLAGPSVILGYGIAGIIAFFIMRQLGEMVVHEPVSGSFSHFAYKYWGNFAGFSSGWNYWMLYILVSMAELTAIGIYVQFWWPEIPLWASSLFFFLVINALNLGSVKLFGEAEFWFSIIKVSAIIAMIVFGTYLLVSGTGGEEATITNLWNDGGFFPKGIFNETESGTYVGLLAAMTLVMFSFGGLELIGITAAEADHPEKTIPKATNQVIYRILIFYIGAIVILFSLAPWQTITANTSPFVTVFNNISDLQFTLFGHTIIFSKIIANALNIIVLTAALSVYNSCVYSNSRMLYGLASQGNAPAFLKKLNAHAVPVHAILASSAIVAICIFINLFFPNKAFGILLSLVVSALIINWVMISVTHLKFRNTMNAESKKTAFPSLFYPISNWICILFLIGILIIMCFIGKEISVLLIPIWLFILYISYKVVNKIKQ from the coding sequence TTGGAACAGAAAAACAACAAATCCGAACAAAAATTAAAGCGCAGTTTAAACAACCGTCACATTCAATTAATTGCATTGGGTGGGGCTATTGGTACGGGCTTATTTTTAGGATTAGGTGAAGCGGCTGTGTTAGCAGGGCCGTCTGTTATTCTTGGTTACGGAATAGCAGGAATCATTGCTTTTTTTATTATGCGCCAATTAGGCGAAATGGTGGTGCACGAACCGGTTTCGGGCAGCTTTAGTCATTTTGCATATAAATATTGGGGCAACTTTGCAGGATTCTCATCAGGTTGGAATTATTGGATGTTGTATATTTTAGTAAGCATGGCCGAGCTTACCGCAATTGGAATTTACGTGCAGTTTTGGTGGCCTGAAATTCCTTTGTGGGCTTCTAGCTTATTTTTCTTTCTTGTAATAAATGCCTTAAATTTAGGATCGGTAAAACTTTTTGGCGAAGCCGAGTTTTGGTTTTCTATTATTAAAGTTTCTGCTATTATTGCTATGATTGTATTTGGTACTTATCTATTAGTTTCTGGAACGGGTGGGGAAGAAGCAACGATTACGAATTTATGGAACGATGGCGGATTTTTTCCGAAAGGTATTTTTAATGAAACCGAATCCGGCACGTATGTTGGTTTGTTAGCTGCCATGACGTTGGTTATGTTTTCTTTTGGAGGATTAGAATTGATTGGAATTACGGCTGCCGAGGCAGATCATCCAGAAAAAACAATTCCAAAAGCTACTAACCAAGTTATTTACAGAATTTTAATTTTTTATATTGGTGCTATAGTAATTCTGTTTTCATTAGCGCCGTGGCAAACCATTACTGCAAATACCAGCCCGTTTGTTACGGTTTTTAATAACATTAGCGATTTACAATTTACACTTTTTGGGCATACCATTATATTCTCTAAAATCATTGCAAATGCTTTAAATATAATTGTTTTAACGGCTGCATTAAGCGTTTATAATAGTTGTGTTTACAGCAATTCCCGTATGTTATATGGTTTAGCAAGCCAAGGCAATGCGCCTGCTTTTTTAAAGAAGTTAAATGCACATGCCGTTCCTGTTCATGCTATTTTGGCAAGTTCAGCAATTGTTGCAATTTGTATCTTTATCAACTTGTTTTTTCCTAATAAAGCTTTCGGTATTTTATTATCTTTAGTAGTTTCTGCCTTAATCATCAATTGGGTTATGATTTCGGTAACGCACTTAAAGTTTAGAAATACAATGAATGCAGAAAGCAAAAAAACAGCTTTCCCAAGTTTATTTTACCCCATAAGCAATTGGATTTGTATTCTGTTTTTAATCGGAATATTAATTATTATGTGCTTTATAGGTAAAGAAATTTCAGTATTATTAATTCCTATTTGGTTGTTTATTTTATACATAAGTTATAAAGTAGTAAACAAAATAAAACAATAG
- a CDS encoding S46 family peptidase, with amino-acid sequence MKKIILSLVAIFTLLPFTVKANEGMWFLMFIDRLNHRDMQKMGLQLTAEEIYSINNNSLKDAIVQFNGGCTAEMVSPQGLVLTNHHCGYNVIAELSSPEANYLKNGFWAKDKSEELKPKNLYVRFFVRMDDVSKRILSLVNDDMSEAEREKVINNEIAKIQEENSEGGKYTVVVRPFFQGNEYYYFVYQDYTDVRLVGTPEESIGKFGGDTDNWEWPRHTGDFSLFRVYADQNNEPAAYSTNNVPLKPKHHLPINIGGIKEGDFSMILGYPGRTNRWMPAGGIEQNVKYAYPAWVEGSKVGMDNLKKYMVEDEDVNLKYASKYASIANYWKNRQGMIDALTQFKTAKAKAKQEAKFHKWANKPANKAKYGNVVPTINNYYALTNEKASHDNYLSTLLRSSAFGTISRGLGRQLEMYAKAPAAKQAEIKPALAQVVTEFYNNIYMPAEQDVLAAQLNLYAAKGKAYGVAPQVAALTATNNGDFANAVNAMFEQSIFRSAASVQAFLEVPNANFVANDPLMVLSNDLLTHLSVKSEELMQAENDFQAAYRKLVQGLRESGISDIQYPDANSTLRLTYGTVRALPKDKRNPVSENNYTTLDGMVKKYKKGDAEFDLPQRLLEMAENKEYGRYADKDGTLHVNMLTDHDITGGNSGSPVLNGKGELIGLAFDGNIEAMAGDVIFDPKLQRTINVDSRFILWLIDTYSGASHLVEEMEIVE; translated from the coding sequence ATGAAAAAAATTATTCTTTCATTAGTCGCAATTTTTACATTATTACCTTTTACTGTAAAAGCGAATGAAGGTATGTGGTTTTTAATGTTCATTGACCGTTTAAACCACCGTGATATGCAAAAAATGGGACTGCAACTTACTGCAGAAGAAATTTATAGCATAAACAACAACTCATTAAAAGATGCAATTGTGCAATTTAACGGAGGTTGTACTGCAGAAATGGTTTCTCCGCAAGGTTTAGTACTTACTAACCACCACTGTGGGTACAATGTTATTGCAGAATTATCATCGCCAGAAGCAAATTATTTAAAAAATGGTTTTTGGGCAAAAGATAAGTCTGAAGAATTAAAACCAAAAAATTTATACGTACGTTTTTTTGTTAGAATGGACGACGTTTCTAAACGTATTTTATCATTAGTAAACGATGATATGAGCGAAGCAGAACGTGAAAAAGTAATTAACAACGAAATTGCAAAAATTCAAGAAGAAAACTCAGAAGGTGGTAAATACACTGTAGTAGTTCGTCCTTTCTTTCAAGGTAATGAATATTACTATTTTGTTTACCAAGATTATACTGACGTTCGTTTAGTAGGAACGCCAGAAGAATCTATTGGTAAATTTGGTGGAGATACAGATAATTGGGAATGGCCACGTCATACCGGAGATTTTTCTTTATTCCGCGTTTATGCAGATCAAAATAACGAACCAGCTGCATATTCTACAAACAACGTACCTTTAAAACCAAAACACCATTTACCAATTAACATTGGTGGAATTAAAGAAGGTGATTTTTCTATGATTTTAGGTTACCCAGGGCGTACAAACCGTTGGATGCCAGCAGGAGGAATTGAGCAAAACGTAAAATATGCTTACCCAGCTTGGGTTGAAGGTTCTAAAGTTGGAATGGACAACCTTAAAAAATATATGGTTGAAGATGAAGATGTAAATTTAAAATACGCATCTAAATATGCATCTATTGCAAACTACTGGAAAAACAGACAAGGAATGATTGATGCTTTAACGCAGTTTAAAACTGCAAAAGCAAAAGCAAAACAAGAAGCAAAGTTTCATAAATGGGCTAACAAACCGGCTAACAAAGCAAAATACGGTAATGTTGTACCAACAATTAATAACTATTACGCATTAACGAACGAAAAAGCATCTCACGATAATTACTTATCTACTTTATTACGTTCATCTGCATTCGGAACTATTTCTCGTGGTTTAGGCCGTCAGTTAGAAATGTATGCTAAAGCACCTGCAGCAAAACAAGCAGAAATTAAACCAGCTTTGGCTCAGGTTGTTACAGAATTTTACAACAACATTTATATGCCTGCAGAACAAGATGTTTTAGCAGCGCAATTAAATTTATATGCAGCTAAAGGTAAAGCTTATGGTGTTGCTCCTCAAGTTGCAGCTTTAACAGCTACAAATAATGGTGATTTTGCAAATGCTGTAAACGCAATGTTCGAACAATCAATTTTCCGTTCGGCTGCATCGGTACAAGCTTTTTTAGAAGTGCCAAATGCAAACTTTGTAGCGAATGATCCGTTAATGGTTTTATCAAACGATTTATTAACGCATTTATCTGTTAAATCTGAAGAGTTAATGCAAGCTGAAAACGATTTTCAGGCTGCTTACCGTAAATTAGTTCAAGGTTTACGTGAATCAGGTATTTCAGATATTCAATACCCAGATGCAAATTCAACGTTACGTTTAACGTACGGTACGGTGCGTGCTTTACCAAAAGACAAGCGCAATCCGGTTTCTGAAAATAACTATACAACTTTAGATGGTATGGTTAAAAAATACAAAAAAGGAGATGCTGAGTTTGATTTACCGCAACGTTTATTAGAAATGGCTGAAAATAAAGAATACGGCCGTTATGCGGATAAAGATGGAACTTTACACGTAAACATGTTAACCGATCATGATATTACTGGTGGAAACTCAGGTTCTCCAGTTTTAAATGGCAAAGGTGAATTAATTGGTTTAGCATTTGACGGTAACATTGAAGCTATGGCTGGTGATGTTATTTTTGATCCTAAATTACAACGTACAATCAACGTAGATTCTCGTTTCATTTTATGGTTAATTGATACATATTCTGGAGCTTCACATTTAGTTGAAGAAATGGAAATTGTTGAATAA
- a CDS encoding porin family protein: MKLGQCIKAGALGLSLFCLSQANAQVFENERFKFGIKGGYSLSSIAPTSKKNVWNDGQDHRNGFYAGVVAEYSLTREKGASIQLEVLYSQQGVKYKEDVPFIGQASYTLEYDYITVPVLAKIYVIDRVALYGGPTIAFNVNDKSVLKIDHVESSFNNDINKVDVLATAGVEVTIFDGIYVEGRYNHGLKSVFKDAGNNFNNSNIQVGVGFKF, encoded by the coding sequence ATGAAGTTAGGACAATGTATTAAAGCAGGTGCTTTAGGTTTAAGTTTGTTTTGTTTGAGCCAAGCTAATGCTCAGGTATTCGAAAATGAAAGATTTAAATTCGGAATTAAAGGTGGGTATTCGTTGTCATCAATCGCACCAACAAGCAAAAAAAATGTTTGGAATGATGGACAAGATCACAGAAACGGATTTTATGCAGGGGTTGTAGCAGAATATTCATTAACTCGCGAAAAAGGCGCATCAATTCAGCTTGAGGTATTGTATTCGCAACAAGGCGTAAAATATAAAGAAGATGTTCCGTTTATCGGGCAAGCATCGTACACGTTAGAATACGATTATATTACAGTACCTGTTTTAGCTAAAATTTATGTAATTGATCGCGTGGCGCTATACGGTGGACCAACGATTGCTTTTAATGTAAACGATAAATCGGTTTTAAAAATTGATCATGTAGAATCAAGCTTTAACAACGATATTAATAAAGTTGATGTTTTAGCAACTGCTGGAGTTGAAGTAACTATTTTTGACGGCATTTATGTAGAAGGGCGTTACAACCACGGATTAAAATCTGTTTTTAAAGATGCAGGAAATAATTTTAACAACTCGAACATTCAGGTTGGCGTTGGGTTTAAATTTTAA
- a CDS encoding peptidylprolyl isomerase — MKDGIYAKFNTTKGTILVELTYDKTPGTVGNFVGLAEGNLENNVKPQGKPYYDGLKFHRVISDFMIQGGCPKGSGVGGPGYQFDDEFHPELQHDAPGILSMANAGPGTNGSQFFITHGATPWLDGKHTVFGKVVEGQAIVDAIDQGDVIESLEIVRVGDAAQKWNAIEAFRTFEGSREKRMAEEKARAAAELDKIAAGFQETASGLRYQMIHKGTGKQAYKGAKVAVHYKGQLTNGSVFDESYKRKQPLEFTVGVGQVIEGWDEGILLLQEGDKARFVIPSNLGYGSRGAGGVIPPDAILIFDVELVKVY, encoded by the coding sequence ATGAAAGACGGAATTTACGCAAAATTCAATACAACTAAAGGAACGATTTTAGTAGAATTAACATACGACAAAACGCCTGGAACGGTAGGTAACTTTGTAGGTTTAGCCGAAGGGAATTTAGAAAACAATGTAAAACCACAAGGAAAACCATATTACGACGGTTTAAAATTTCACCGTGTAATTTCTGATTTTATGATTCAGGGCGGATGTCCTAAAGGATCAGGAGTTGGTGGACCAGGTTATCAGTTTGATGATGAGTTTCACCCGGAACTACAACACGATGCGCCTGGAATTTTATCTATGGCTAATGCAGGACCTGGAACAAACGGCTCTCAGTTTTTTATCACACACGGAGCTACACCATGGTTAGACGGAAAACATACTGTTTTTGGTAAAGTTGTAGAAGGACAAGCTATTGTTGATGCAATTGATCAAGGTGATGTTATTGAATCATTAGAAATTGTTAGAGTAGGTGATGCCGCTCAAAAATGGAATGCAATTGAAGCATTTAGAACTTTTGAAGGTTCTCGTGAAAAACGTATGGCTGAAGAAAAAGCAAGAGCAGCAGCAGAATTAGATAAAATTGCAGCTGGTTTTCAAGAAACAGCTTCTGGATTACGTTACCAAATGATTCATAAAGGTACAGGTAAACAAGCTTATAAAGGAGCTAAAGTTGCAGTACATTATAAAGGACAATTAACAAACGGTTCTGTTTTTGACGAATCATACAAACGTAAACAACCTTTAGAATTTACAGTTGGCGTTGGTCAAGTAATTGAAGGATGGGATGAAGGAATTTTATTATTACAAGAAGGCGATAAAGCACGTTTTGTAATTCCATCTAACTTAGGTTATGGTTCTCGCGGTGCTGGAGGTGTTATTCCACCAGATGCGATTTTAATTTTTGATGTAGAATTAGTAAAAGTTTACTAA
- the trmD gene encoding tRNA (guanosine(37)-N1)-methyltransferase TrmD: MRIDIITVLPELIRSPFEASILKRAIAKGLVEVHFHNLRDYSTNKHKNVDDYQFGGGAGMVMSIEPIDACISKLKAERDYDEVIYMTPDGETLNQQIANGMSLLKNIIILCGHYKGVDQRVRDHFITREISIGDYVLSGGELGAAVLCDSIIRLIPGVLSNETSALTDSFQDNLLAPPIYTRPAEYKGWKVPDILLSGNFPEIEKWREQKAFEHTENRRPDLLNK, from the coding sequence ATGCGTATTGACATCATTACGGTATTACCAGAATTAATTAGAAGCCCATTTGAAGCTTCTATCTTAAAGCGTGCAATTGCAAAAGGCTTGGTAGAAGTTCATTTTCATAATTTAAGAGATTATAGCACCAACAAACATAAAAACGTAGACGATTACCAGTTTGGCGGTGGCGCTGGTATGGTTATGAGCATAGAACCGATTGATGCATGCATTTCTAAATTAAAAGCCGAGCGCGATTACGATGAAGTTATTTATATGACGCCCGATGGCGAAACGCTAAACCAGCAAATTGCCAACGGTATGTCGTTATTAAAAAACATAATTATTTTATGTGGGCATTATAAAGGAGTAGATCAGCGCGTACGCGATCATTTTATTACCCGAGAAATCTCGATTGGTGATTATGTATTATCTGGCGGTGAACTTGGTGCAGCGGTTTTATGCGATAGCATTATCCGATTAATCCCTGGAGTTTTATCTAACGAAACTTCAGCCTTAACCGATTCGTTTCAAGACAACCTTTTAGCACCTCCAATTTACACTCGTCCAGCAGAATACAAAGGCTGGAAAGTACCCGATATTTTATTAAGCGGTAACTTTCCTGAAATAGAAAAATGGCGCGAACAAAAAGCTTTTGAACACACCGAAAACAGAAGACCCGATTTATTAAACAAATAA
- the rplS gene encoding 50S ribosomal protein L19, translated as MALDLVKFVQDEFVTKKDFPDFKAGDTITVYTEIREGEKTRTQFFKGVVIQRRGTAATETFTIRKMSGNVGVERIFPVNMPALQKIEVNQRGKVRRARIFYFRELTGKKARIKELRRK; from the coding sequence ATGGCTTTAGATTTAGTAAAATTCGTTCAAGACGAGTTTGTAACAAAAAAAGATTTCCCAGATTTTAAAGCTGGTGATACTATTACTGTTTATACAGAAATTAGAGAGGGTGAAAAAACTAGAACTCAGTTCTTCAAAGGAGTTGTTATCCAAAGAAGAGGTACTGCAGCTACTGAAACTTTCACAATCCGTAAAATGTCTGGTAACGTTGGTGTTGAGCGTATCTTCCCAGTTAACATGCCAGCTTTACAAAAAATTGAAGTTAACCAAAGAGGTAAAGTTCGTAGAGCTCGTATCTTCTACTTCAGAGAGCTTACAGGTAAAAAAGCAAGAATTAAAGAATTACGTCGTAAGTAA
- a CDS encoding dihydrolipoamide acetyltransferase family protein — MAKFELKLPKMGESVAEATITNWLKNVGDTVAVDDTILEVATDKVDSEVPSEVNGVIKEILFAVNDVVQVGQTIAILEVEGTETEAQAPAQPIQVEQAAAVIEKQMDTVVDETRTSTNSEKFYSPLVKNIAKAENIALTELDAIAGSGKDGRVTKDDILAYVKNRTTQPQTTTANTATQAVSQPAQKAAPVSVNGSDEIIEMDRMRKLIAHHMVESLRTSAHVQSVIEVDVTNIVNWRNKVKNSFEKREGEKLTFTPIFMEAVAKALRDFPLMNISVEGDYIIKKRNINLGMAAALPSGNLIVPVIKNADQLNLVGMAKAVNDLANRARKGKLKPDDTQGGTFTVTNIGSFGSVFGTPIINQPQVGILALGAIRKVPAVIETPEGDFIGIRQKMFITHSYDHRVVDGALGGQFVQRVAQLLEAWDVNREV, encoded by the coding sequence ATGGCAAAGTTTGAGCTTAAGCTACCTAAAATGGGTGAAAGTGTTGCAGAAGCAACAATTACAAATTGGTTAAAAAACGTTGGAGATACCGTAGCTGTAGATGATACGATTCTAGAAGTTGCTACAGATAAAGTAGATAGCGAAGTTCCGTCTGAAGTAAATGGCGTAATTAAAGAAATTTTATTTGCCGTTAACGATGTTGTTCAGGTTGGACAAACAATTGCTATTCTTGAAGTTGAAGGTACTGAAACCGAAGCACAAGCTCCGGCACAACCTATTCAGGTTGAACAAGCAGCAGCCGTTATTGAAAAACAAATGGATACAGTGGTTGATGAAACTAGAACTTCTACAAATTCAGAAAAATTTTATTCTCCTTTAGTTAAAAATATAGCTAAAGCTGAAAATATAGCCTTAACAGAATTAGATGCTATTGCAGGTTCTGGTAAAGACGGACGCGTAACAAAAGATGATATTTTAGCTTACGTAAAAAACAGAACAACTCAACCGCAAACAACAACAGCAAATACAGCAACGCAAGCTGTTTCGCAACCTGCACAAAAAGCTGCTCCTGTTTCTGTAAACGGTTCTGATGAAATTATTGAGATGGATCGTATGCGCAAGTTAATTGCCCACCATATGGTTGAATCTTTACGTACTTCAGCTCACGTACAATCGGTTATTGAGGTTGATGTTACCAATATTGTAAATTGGCGTAACAAAGTAAAAAATAGCTTTGAAAAACGTGAAGGCGAAAAGCTTACTTTTACTCCTATTTTTATGGAAGCCGTTGCAAAAGCTTTACGTGATTTTCCGTTAATGAATATTTCTGTTGAAGGCGATTATATTATTAAAAAGCGCAACATTAATTTAGGTATGGCTGCTGCATTACCATCTGGTAACTTAATTGTTCCAGTAATTAAAAACGCAGATCAGTTAAACTTAGTTGGTATGGCTAAAGCAGTAAACGATTTAGCAAACCGTGCGCGTAAAGGCAAATTAAAACCAGACGATACACAAGGTGGTACATTTACTGTAACCAATATTGGTAGTTTCGGATCAGTTTTTGGTACACCAATTATTAATCAGCCACAAGTTGGTATTTTAGCTTTAGGAGCTATTCGTAAGGTTCCTGCAGTTATCGAAACACCAGAAGGTGATTTTATTGGTATCCGCCAAAAAATGTTTATTACCCATTCGTATGATCACCGCGTGGTAGATGGTGCCTTAGGAGGACAATTCGTTCAGCGTGTAGCTCAGCTTTTAGAAGCTTGGGATGTGAATCGCGAAGTTTAA
- the prfA gene encoding peptide chain release factor 1 — MLDRLQYVKQRFDEISDLIIQPDVIADQKRYVQLNKEYKDLKALVEKREEYINLVGNIEEANEIISDGSDAEMVEMAKMQLDEAKDRLPELEEEIKFLLIPKDPEDAKNVMVEIRAGTGGDEASIFAGDLFRMYTKFCENKGWRTSVVDVSEGTSGGYKEVIFEVTGEDVYGTLKFEAGVHRVQRVPQTETQGRVHTSAATVMVLPEAEEFDVQIDMNDVRIDFFCSSGPGGQSVNTTKSAVRMTHIPTGLVAQCQDEKSQHKNKDKALTVLRSRLYEMELAKKQDEDAKKRNSQVSSGDRSAKIRTYNYPQGRITDHRIGLTIYDLDGAMNGNIQKVIDELQLVANTEKLKESEVF, encoded by the coding sequence ATGTTAGATAGACTACAATATGTAAAGCAACGTTTTGATGAAATCTCTGATTTAATCATCCAACCCGATGTAATCGCAGATCAAAAACGTTACGTACAATTAAATAAAGAATATAAAGATCTTAAAGCTTTAGTAGAAAAACGAGAAGAATATATTAATCTTGTTGGAAATATTGAAGAAGCTAACGAAATAATTAGCGACGGTTCTGATGCAGAAATGGTTGAAATGGCTAAAATGCAATTGGACGAAGCAAAAGATCGTTTACCGGAATTAGAAGAAGAAATTAAATTTTTGCTAATCCCAAAAGATCCTGAAGACGCTAAAAACGTAATGGTTGAAATTCGTGCCGGAACCGGTGGTGACGAAGCTTCTATTTTTGCAGGAGATTTGTTTAGAATGTATACCAAATTTTGCGAAAATAAAGGTTGGAGAACATCTGTGGTTGATGTAAGCGAAGGAACTTCTGGTGGATATAAAGAAGTTATTTTTGAAGTTACTGGCGAAGATGTTTACGGAACTTTAAAGTTTGAAGCTGGTGTGCACCGCGTACAACGTGTACCACAAACCGAAACGCAAGGTCGCGTACATACATCTGCAGCAACCGTTATGGTTTTACCAGAAGCTGAAGAATTTGATGTGCAAATTGATATGAACGATGTGCGTATTGATTTTTTCTGTTCATCAGGTCCTGGAGGACAATCGGTAAATACCACAAAATCTGCCGTACGTATGACACACATTCCTACAGGTTTAGTAGCGCAATGTCAAGACGAAAAATCGCAGCATAAAAATAAAGACAAAGCTTTAACCGTTTTACGTTCGCGTTTGTACGAAATGGAATTGGCTAAAAAACAAGACGAAGATGCTAAAAAACGTAATTCGCAAGTTTCTTCGGGTGACCGTTCTGCAAAAATTCGTACGTATAATTATCCACAAGGACGTATTACCGATCACCGTATTGGCTTAACAATTTACGATTTAGACGGTGCAATGAATGGCAACATTCAAAAAGTTATCGATGAATTGCAATTGGTAGCTAATACAGAAAAATTAAAAGAATCAGAAGTATTCTAA